From the genome of Polynucleobacter sp. AM-7D1:
CATTTAAGCCGGTTCCAACTCGCGTTACTTTTAAGTCCCATTAATTTAAGCCTGAGATATCAGTAAAGAGAAATTAGGAACTAGTATGAAACGAATTCTGCAAACTTTGATGGGCATCTGCCAGGCTACGGTTTTAGTTGCTGCGCTGGGTTTCGGTGTAGCGGCTAATGCCAGTGAAGGCGGCTTTCCTTTGGACGCAGCTCCAAACCGCGTAAGCAACAATGCATCATTGCAAAATGGTGCCAAGATATTTGTGAACTATTGTTTGAACTGCCATGCAGCTTCAAGCATGCGTTACAACCGCTTGCGTGACATTGGCTTGACCGACCAGCAAATCAAGGACAACTTGATTTTGAATGACGCTAAGGTTGGCGATCTGATGACGATCTCCATGACGCCGAAAGAAGGTAAAGCATTCTTTGGTAAGACCCCTCCTGACCTATCGGTAGAAGCTCGTGCACGTGGCACGGATTGGCTGTATACCTATTTCCGTACTTTCTACAAAGACGATACTACCCAGACTGGCTGGAATAATTTGGTTTATCCAAACGTTGGAATGCCCCATGTTCTCTGGGAGTTACAAGGTGAGCGCGCAGCAAAGTTTGAAGAACGTCCAGATCCACATGATGCAAGCCGTGTAGAGAAAAAGTTTGTTGGATTTGAGCAGTTGACTCCGGGCATTATGAAGCCGCAAGAGTATGACGACAATATTGCTGATTTAGTTGCGTTCATGTCTTGGATGGCTGAGCCAGTTCAACTTGAACGTAAGCGTCTAGGTGTTATTGTGCTGATCTTCTTGGCAATCTTCACTTTATTGGCATGGCGTTTGAATAAGGCTTATTGGAAAGATATTCATTAATCCAAGTACTTAGAGATTTAAAGTCGCAGTTGTATGTGCGTTTGTTGCATTGAAGTAGATATTTAAGGAAATAAATTTATGATGGTGTTGTACTCGGGTACTAATTGCCCATTCTCGCAACGCTGCCGTTTGGTGCTTTTTGAAAAAGGCATGGACTTTGAGATCCGTGATGTCGACTTGTTTAACAAGCCAGAAGACATTTCGGTCATGAACCCTTATGGCCAAGTTCCAATCTTGGTTGAACGCGATTTGATTTTGTATGAGTCAAACATTATTAATGAATATATTGATGAGCGTTTTCCACATCCACAATTGATGCCGCCTGATCCAGTTGCTCGCGCACGTGCGCGCCTCTTTCTCTTCAATTTTGAGAAAGAGTTATTTGTGCACGTCGCAGCTCTGGAGAACGAAAAAGGCAAAGCTGCTGAAAAGGTTCATGAAAAAGCGCGTTTAGCTATTCGCGATCGCTTAACTCAGCTTGCACCTATTTTTGTGAAGAACAAGTACATGTTGGGCGAAGAGTTTTCAATGCTGGATGTAGCTATTGCCCCGTTATTGTGGCGTTTAGAGCATTACGGCATCGACCTCTCACGTAATGCGGCCCCACTCTTGAAGTACGCTGAGCGTATTTTCAGCAGACCTGCTTACATTGAGGCTTTAACGCCTTCAGAAAAGGTAATGCGTCGCTAAGCGGCTCATTGTCCATGCTGGCAAGATAAGCATGTCTGATATCCCAAGTAATAAACCCTACCTAATCCGTGCCCTACATCAGTGGTGCACGGATTTTGGTTTTACGCCCTTCATGGCGGTCTTTGTGGACTCTAGCGTTGAAGTGCCTATGGAGTTTGTGAAGAAAGATGAAATCGTTTTAAACCTCTCTCTAGAGGCCTGCCATCAACTGAACCTAGACAATGACTGGATTAGTTTTCAGGCAAGATTTGGTGGGGTTCCAAGAAAAATTATGGTCCCCGTAAGCCATGTTTTGGCAATCTATGCCCGAGAAAATGGCCAAGGAATGTCCTTTCCTTTTGATGCTAGCCAATCCAATAAACCCAGAGATATCGATCCTGGGAAGGTTGAAAAGCCAAAGGCCGGCAGACCTTCCTTGACCATTGTGAAATAGGTTAAAATGTTATCCGTTGCCCCTTTAGCTCATCTGGTAGAGCAACTGATTTGTAATCAGTAGGTGGTCTGTTCGAGTCGGACAAGGGGCACCAACAATTTAAAACCTAGATTCTCGCGAATTTAGGTTTTTTCTATTTCTGACTTATATTTTCCAACGTTAGCTACTTTAATTGAGTAGGTTCGCTTTTCTAGTTTCCGGTAAATACAGTACTGCGGCTACCGCACCACTCGCCAAGAAAATAGTTGGATACCATAATCCTGCAACACTGCTTGCCCAGTGCTGATTAAGCCAGGTGACGATAAGAGGAAGAAGGCCACCAATCCAGCCTGCTGCCAAGTTGTGCGGAAGAGTGGCTGCACTATTTCTGGTCTTGGCAGGAAAGAGTTCGGCAAGTAGTGCTGTTTGTGGGCCAACTACCAGCGCCAGAATTCCGGACAAGCCAATAAGAACCATAGCTATTAATGCTGTTGAGTTTCCATCGCTCTGTAACAGATGAAATGCTGGCAATATGAATATAGCTCCAAGAGCTAGACCAGTGACAACCACTGGCTTTCTGCCAACTTTGTCTGATAGCCATCCAGCAAAGATAGTTAGTGGAAGTAGTGCGACTGTTGCATAAACACTTAATTGATCTACTAATTGCGGTGCAAGCTTGACCGAAGTTTTGAGAAAAATCGAGGTGTAAACCTGGACGCAAAAAAATAAGACTGCACCACCAGCAGAGATGCAAAAGAAAAGTAGGAACATTCTTTTTCTAGTTTCGGGGTCTTTGAAGTTGTCTCGAAGAGGGCTCTTTGATTGAGTCTCTGTTTGGCTTAGCTTTAAATAAATCGGCGTTTCCTCTAAAGCCATGCGAGCTTTAAATGCAATCAATAAAAGAATGAGTGAAATCCAAAATGGAACTCGCCAGCCCCAAGATAGAAATTCTTCTGGAGTGAGGTAGCTTTGAAGTAAGGCAATTTGCAGGGTGGATACCAGGATTCCTAGTGGCCCCATGAGCTGCAGGAAGCTAGTCTTAAAGCCGCGATTGGAGTCACCAGCATGCTCAGTTAGGTAGACTGCACTTCCTCCAATTTCACCGCCTGCGGAAAGGCCCTGAAGCAATCTTAGACCAACAAGCATGATGGGCGCCCAGATCCCAGCCTGGGCATAGGTCGGTAAAAATCCTACGCATACGGTGGCAATTCCCATAAGGGTAATGGTGATCATAAAGACAGGGCGCCTGCCAATGCGATCGCCGATACTGCCAAAAATAGCCGCCCCTATAGGCCTCACTACCATCCCAACTCCAAAGGTTGCTAGGCTAGCCAAAAGTGCTGTGCTGGGATCGCTAGAGGGAAAGAAGAGGGGGGCAAATACAACTGCAAGAGTTGCAAAGGTCAAAAAGTCATACCACTCCAGAAATGTTCCAAAGCAGGCAGCAATAGCTACTTTTCTATAGGAATGCGATGATGCTTGAGAGTCTGATGCGGTATTAGTCAATTTCAATTCTGCGTTTATTCTGTATCTGTTGACGATTCAATTAGGGGTGCAGAGATATTCTTGCTAGGCTTAACACCCAATTCGCGTACCTTTTCAGCAGCCCGAATGAGATTACCTTTACCTGATTTCAGCTTATTGAATGCATCGTGATAACTTGTTTGGGCTTGATCTAAACGCTGACCTAGTTTTTCAAGATCATCCACAAAGCCGACAAATTTATCGTAGAGCGTGCCACATTGCTTAGCAATTTCCAGTGCATTACGATTTTGTGAATCTTGACGCCATAGGTGCGCAACAGTCCTCAGGGTTGCCATCAAAGTACTTGGGCATACCAACACAATATTTTTGGCTAAAGCTTCTTGGTAAAGATTTGGCGCAGTTTTCAGTGCTAATAAGAAGGCAGGCTCAATCGGAACAAACATCAAGACAAAGTCTACTGAGCCAATGCCATACAAAGAACTGTAGTTCTTGCTCGAAAGCCCCTGAATATGTTGCCTTAGAGACTGAATATGGGCTGCCAACTCTTGTTCTGAGGCTGTCGGATCAGTTGCTTCAGCATGGCGTGAATACGCAGTGATAGAAACCTTACTATCGACTACCAGGCTTCTACCCTCTGGAAGTTTTACGACAACGTCTGGCTGCAGACGTGAACCATCCATTTGAGTATGGCTATCTTGTACAAGGTATTCCTCACCCTTGCGAAGACCTGAAGACTCTAGAATGGATTCGAGCACTAACTCACCCCAATTACCCTGTACCTTGGAGTCACCTTTTAGTGCTTGGGTGAGTGATCGGGTCTCATCTGACATACGCAGATTCAGATTGGCAAGACGTTCGATCTCGCTCTTGAGCGCAAAGCGCTCACGAGCTTCATTGCCGTAAGAGGTATTTACCTGCTCTTTAAATTCTGAAAGCTTGGTTTGGAGTGGTTTCAGTAGAGCATCTAGATTGGCGACATTCTGCTCAGTGAAGCGCTTAGACTTATCTTCCAGAATTTCATTGGCTAAATTTTTGAACTGATTAGTCAAAGCCTCTTTAGCCTCATTGAGGGATTCAATTCTGCCAAGGCCTTGTTTTCGCTCTGAATCCAATTCAGCTTCTAGACGAATTGCATTTTGTAAGGCTTGGTCTCTTTCAGTGCGCAAGCTGATAGTGAGTGCGGCTTCGGTCTGCGCTTGCTGTTCGCTTCGCTGAAGTGCGGATCTCAGATTAAGCGCATAAACCAAAAGGCCTGCGCATAAACCCAATGGCAGGCCAAACAGGAGAAGAGAGCTTAGGTCAAAAGTCACAAATGCAATCTATGCAAGCTATTGAATCTTAGCCTTGAACTAACTTTTGTAATTCACCACTTTGAAACATTTCAGTCATGATGTCTGAGCCGCCAATGAATTCACCATTGATGTAGAGCTGTGGAATGGTTGGCCAGTTGGCAAATTCTTTAATGCCCTGACGAATTTCTGCATCCTCCAATACGTTCACTGTATGCAATTTGTCTACGCC
Proteins encoded in this window:
- a CDS encoding glutathione S-transferase N-terminal domain-containing protein codes for the protein MMVLYSGTNCPFSQRCRLVLFEKGMDFEIRDVDLFNKPEDISVMNPYGQVPILVERDLILYESNIINEYIDERFPHPQLMPPDPVARARARLFLFNFEKELFVHVAALENEKGKAAEKVHEKARLAIRDRLTQLAPIFVKNKYMLGEEFSMLDVAIAPLLWRLEHYGIDLSRNAAPLLKYAERIFSRPAYIEALTPSEKVMRR
- a CDS encoding cytochrome c1 encodes the protein MKRILQTLMGICQATVLVAALGFGVAANASEGGFPLDAAPNRVSNNASLQNGAKIFVNYCLNCHAASSMRYNRLRDIGLTDQQIKDNLILNDAKVGDLMTISMTPKEGKAFFGKTPPDLSVEARARGTDWLYTYFRTFYKDDTTQTGWNNLVYPNVGMPHVLWELQGERAAKFEERPDPHDASRVEKKFVGFEQLTPGIMKPQEYDDNIADLVAFMSWMAEPVQLERKRLGVIVLIFLAIFTLLAWRLNKAYWKDIH
- a CDS encoding MFS transporter translates to MTNTASDSQASSHSYRKVAIAACFGTFLEWYDFLTFATLAVVFAPLFFPSSDPSTALLASLATFGVGMVVRPIGAAIFGSIGDRIGRRPVFMITITLMGIATVCVGFLPTYAQAGIWAPIMLVGLRLLQGLSAGGEIGGSAVYLTEHAGDSNRGFKTSFLQLMGPLGILVSTLQIALLQSYLTPEEFLSWGWRVPFWISLILLLIAFKARMALEETPIYLKLSQTETQSKSPLRDNFKDPETRKRMFLLFFCISAGGAVLFFCVQVYTSIFLKTSVKLAPQLVDQLSVYATVALLPLTIFAGWLSDKVGRKPVVVTGLALGAIFILPAFHLLQSDGNSTALIAMVLIGLSGILALVVGPQTALLAELFPAKTRNSAATLPHNLAAGWIGGLLPLIVTWLNQHWASSVAGLWYPTIFLASGAVAAVLYLPETRKANLLN
- the grxD gene encoding Grx4 family monothiol glutaredoxin, whose product is MDTQARIQEIVSSHPVVLFMKGNAQFPQCGFSGNAVNILRTCGVDKLHTVNVLEDAEIRQGIKEFANWPTIPQLYINGEFIGGSDIMTEMFQSGELQKLVQG
- a CDS encoding ClpXP protease specificity-enhancing factor, with protein sequence MSDIPSNKPYLIRALHQWCTDFGFTPFMAVFVDSSVEVPMEFVKKDEIVLNLSLEACHQLNLDNDWISFQARFGGVPRKIMVPVSHVLAIYARENGQGMSFPFDASQSNKPRDIDPGKVEKPKAGRPSLTIVK
- the rmuC gene encoding DNA recombination protein RmuC, which translates into the protein MTFDLSSLLLFGLPLGLCAGLLVYALNLRSALQRSEQQAQTEAALTISLRTERDQALQNAIRLEAELDSERKQGLGRIESLNEAKEALTNQFKNLANEILEDKSKRFTEQNVANLDALLKPLQTKLSEFKEQVNTSYGNEARERFALKSEIERLANLNLRMSDETRSLTQALKGDSKVQGNWGELVLESILESSGLRKGEEYLVQDSHTQMDGSRLQPDVVVKLPEGRSLVVDSKVSITAYSRHAEATDPTASEQELAAHIQSLRQHIQGLSSKNYSSLYGIGSVDFVLMFVPIEPAFLLALKTAPNLYQEALAKNIVLVCPSTLMATLRTVAHLWRQDSQNRNALEIAKQCGTLYDKFVGFVDDLEKLGQRLDQAQTSYHDAFNKLKSGKGNLIRAAEKVRELGVKPSKNISAPLIESSTDTE